One Microbacter margulisiae genomic window carries:
- a CDS encoding PorT family protein, giving the protein MKKIIFLSFLILVIGSSVFASNLAPADTTILFNHKLIKVEEENDQIKVNVYNATTLSDTVPEKKLYEGIYSNGKSYEKWTVMEELGIQLPSFLNGGGKKHKHFGSAMKPHWAGFGIGFSNLTDGSFHMTNVDGITLKADQSTEWFINLFQHIIPLYNNNLGLTTGLGMSWYTFRLDDNTHLVDVNGVTQVAPAPAGINYQYSRLKVTYLTIPALLEWQPFEGRAHAIYLSAGVVAGIKTFSSYKVCYNDASGHTVNNVEARGLNTNPISINYMGQIGIGSISVYAKYSPTNLFQSGKGPSVRPVSLGLILHF; this is encoded by the coding sequence ATGAAAAAGATTATTTTTCTCTCGTTTTTGATTCTCGTGATAGGATCTTCGGTTTTTGCTTCAAATTTGGCTCCAGCCGACACAACCATTCTCTTCAATCATAAGTTGATTAAAGTAGAAGAAGAGAATGACCAGATAAAAGTCAATGTGTACAATGCTACTACTCTGTCCGATACAGTCCCTGAAAAGAAACTGTATGAAGGAATTTACAGCAATGGGAAAAGCTACGAGAAATGGACGGTAATGGAAGAACTGGGCATCCAGCTACCTTCGTTTCTTAACGGAGGGGGAAAAAAACATAAACATTTCGGTTCTGCTATGAAGCCTCACTGGGCAGGCTTTGGAATTGGATTCAGTAATTTAACCGACGGCTCGTTCCACATGACCAATGTGGATGGAATCACTTTGAAAGCCGATCAATCAACAGAGTGGTTTATCAACCTGTTTCAACATATCATTCCGCTCTACAATAATAATCTCGGACTGACTACCGGATTGGGAATGAGTTGGTATACATTCCGTCTCGACGACAATACCCATCTGGTCGATGTCAATGGGGTGACTCAGGTTGCTCCGGCTCCGGCAGGAATAAACTATCAATATAGCCGCCTAAAAGTGACTTATCTGACGATTCCCGCCTTACTCGAATGGCAACCTTTTGAAGGCAGGGCACATGCTATCTATTTGTCGGCTGGTGTAGTGGCAGGTATCAAAACATTTTCTTCCTACAAGGTCTGCTACAATGATGCTTCCGGCCATACGGTCAATAATGTAGAAGCCAGAGGACTAAATACCAATCCAATCAGCATCAACTATATGGGACAAATTGGAATCGGGTCAATCAGTGTTTATGCAAAATATTCTCCGACTAATCTGTTCCAGTCAGGGAAAGGGCCTTCTGTCAGGCCAGTTTCCCTTGGATTGATACTTCATTTCTGA